The Apodemus sylvaticus chromosome 19, mApoSyl1.1, whole genome shotgun sequence sequence CcgccttagtcatcagagaaatgcaaatcaaaacagccctgaaattctacctcacatcagtcagaatgaccaagaccaaaaactcaggggacagtaaatgctggagaggatgtggagtaagaggaacactcctccattactggtgagattgcaagctggtaaagccattctcaaaatcagtttagagtttcctcagaaagctgaggacccagctttaccactcctgagcatataaacagaagatgctccaacatgtaattaggacacatgctccactatgttcatagaagccttatttataatagccagaagctggaaagaatacagatgtccctcaacagaggaatggatacagaaaatgcagtacatttacacaatggagtacttctgagctattaaaaacaatgaattcatgaaattcttaagcaaatggatggagctagaaactatcatcctgagtgagataacacaatcacaaaagaacacacatggtatgcactcacttataagtggatattagcccaaaatcttggaataccacccaagatacaacttacagaccacatgaagctcaagatgcaggaagagcaaagtgtgaatactttgatccttattggaaagtggatcaaaacacccatggctcacagccaaccaatagaatgagcatagggtccccaatggagcagctagagagaagaCCCAAGGaattgaagaggtttgcagctctacaggaggaacaataatatatacaaaCCAGTAccctagaactcccagggactaaaccaccaaccaaagagtcccaCAGCTCCAACTACATAGCAGAAGAtcaccatttcagacatcaatgagaggaaaggccattggtcttgtgaaggcttgattaccccagaataggggaatgcaagtctgaaaattgggggttggggtggagaggagggaaaggggggataGGGGCTTTTAGGTGGGGTAACAttgaaaggggttaacatttgaaatgtaaacaaatcaaatatctaagaaaaaaaagaatgaaagtttTACTAAAGCAAGAGCTAttaccaattttaaaaaaatattctcaaactTCAATTTCCCAAATTCTTGGACTATATATGTGAGTCACAGTGCCCAACTCCAAATATTCCTCTAAATAAGCTCTTAAAGGAAGGAAATACTTTACTATGCCAATAACTGTATTTATTGGAATACTGAAGAATGATTACTTGAATAATCTCTAAAGGTTCAAATACAGATATTACCATTACTAGACCCCCTTGGAAGACAAAACTGAATGACCCTTCCAGTAGTTTTGAAGTACAAGTTATAAATGCCCTTCTGTTTATCATAAAATATGATGCCTTTAGATGCgaaatatccaataaatgaaCACTTACTTTAAGGTACTTCAAAGTATTTATCATTTCTACCAAAGCCCTATACTAGGAATTACTAATATCCAGCACAAAGATTGTAGAAAAATGAGAACAAGAGTTAATGATTTTTCTTAAGAATCAACAATGATTAAGCTAAAGTTCCAAGATCTTGTCTAAAAGATGAGGAAATTAACTCAAACTTCTGTCTCATAATTAAAGCATCTAATCTTcaatgttaaattttattttgtatattttatcaaACTTGCATAGTTTTTCATAGGACAGGCTGACAAGAGACCACCAAATGTAATATGAAGCCAAAAACCATGTtttgatagaaatagaaaaatgtttaACCAGCATGTTCCTGTGCTTGTGCCTCTAACTCTCTGCCCCAGCAGCCTGGCCAACATGCACTGGAGATTCATGGagattcactggcctggagctcccaaAATGTCTCCAGTCAGCTCTCTAGACTCCAGTAGCAGGTCACTAACATGCCAACCCTGTGCTTCAatcccccacggcctttgtggtgcaACTCAGGTAAACCCATGCTTGGCTGCTGTACTGtcctctcttgaacccagatgagccacccatgaaagaaaacacaacacaaactgagTTCAGAAACAGTGGTAACTCAATCTATGTGTGCAACAACTAacacctaatcttgtaagccttattaaaatctgattcctctggtggcAGATCCACAAGGATCCActatgatactaggaaactccaGAAGCTACATCTTACCTCTCTGCTGTCCCAGTTCTAAAGAGGcttaactctctcctgcttcctctcttcttctatccaacccagaagtcccacctactcacccagtgattgacTCTTTCATTCATTAGATtagttcacaagaacagcaccaggcccttCCACACCATGTCAATAAGGTTAGGTAAGCTTTCATTTCCAGATTTTACTACCTTGAGTTTTTGATGTAGATTCCATTCAATTAACCAATTTTAAGTTGCATAATACTAGATTCCACATCTTTCCATTTGCGAGTTATGTTCAGACTAatagatgataaaaatatataaaattcagCAGATAAACAAAAGGttcattttcttcttattcttcacTATAAAATAATGCAGAAGCAAGAAGTCCAGAATGATGTGTCCAGGTAGACATTTCTGCTTCATGGAAAACTACAAAGACTTGGGTCCTTTTCAAAGGCTCTGCCATCTGTGTTAGACACCTTGCACAGTTTTTCGTGTGTCTCATGTCACTGATTGCCCCAGTCAATCTTTGTCAAATTCTAGAAATGAGATGGTAAAAAGAGGGAAATGTCAGAAAAGTTCTCATTTGAAAGCTGTGTCCAGAGCCAGTATTCTACAATCACTCCTGCTCACAACCAATTGCTCacacagccatgcctggcttcaaaGGAAATCAAAGAGTTTCATTCATTCAGATACATACCTATGCCTTCACAATTACTGGTTTGAATATTTCTGTTCctttaaaggaaaggaagagggaagtgaaaaatataacaagcttttccattttttctcaTTATAAAATAATGCAATATTAAGATTAGAAACTTGGTATGCTGTAGAAATGATCTTCACAATACTTTCCAGTAATAAGCGTGTGAATTGTGGTAAAAAGAATGAATCCATTCACTGGTTTATTGATACAATAGTGAAGTTCCTCTGAAGGATAAATGGAAcacatgattttatgttttttttctgattatatttGGATTTGTTACTTTCGctgttacaatttttaaaaatttttactaTCTAAACCAGAATAAagtggaactcacaatgtaggaCTGGCTGtcattgaactcatgacctccttTCCTCTGTTTCCCAAGGGACACGATTATGAAGGTCCACTACCATTTCTGGTCTTCTGAAAGTATTTTATAGTTTTCATTTTGCCGTTTTAATTTTGGTCAATAAATTGTATTTTCTACTTGTGTTTTCTCATCATTTTGTTCAAGCTATTCTTAAATTCAAAACATTAGCATCGTAGacaatgtttaaaattaaattatttttctggtTTCCAGTCTAAGTATTAGTGGGCTGTTTATAATCTCACTGAGTTCCCACACATAATTATTCTACCAAAGAATAAATTTTGGGCTCTACTTAATCAGCTCCCAGAGAACTATCGATCTATTTTCACATTCTTGTCATTCAGAGTATATTCCAGTGGTTCCTTTTTCCAGTCAATTACCATAGTTTAGACATATGACTTACTTTACCCAATGTCATATGTGAACTGAACAGTAGGTAAATTTTGAGCCAAAGCTCTACTAGAGACCATGGGTTTCACTAAGTCTCTtgactttctttctccttcaacaggagcaaagcagagaaagagaggctgATACTTCAAATCAATAgtattgaatatatatttgtgtgtgcataaatatataactatatagtaCTCAGTCAGTTTAGTGCTATTTATGTTTATCATTAGAGTGCTGAACACGTAGCATTAGATAACCAATGAGGGGACTCACCCCTGGGGAAGATTATTTTTTCTACTCTCAGCATTCTTTAGTTGTATCTAGTTCTTTGTCTATGGGTGTGGTCTCTTGAGATTAATATTTTACCATGAATATGCTAGATTTCATATTAGCATATCTATTGCTGCTCTATTTCCCCTTAGAATGGCCATACTGTTGAAGTATTGTGGATGAagctttcctgtcttttcctggaAACCCAGTCTCTCAGCAGAGTTCTGGACCTTTGCATCTGACAATTTTTCTATATGTACCCATATACAAAGAGAGatttctacatatatatgtatagttagTATGCatgttaaataatatatatacatgaaatatatgtgcatacatacatgtttatatatattaaatatataatatctagttaaataatacatataatttaaaaatcatatatataatacatgtatactttaaagaaacaataaacatCATTTCTATAGTGAACAATGGGGTACACAGTAGGGACTGGTggtaaaaaaatgaagaaaggactgatgtgattatatttcaattttaaaatatttaaaataattcaaatgttttaaaagtgtAGAATTTGAAACCTGTACATAGGAAGGGAGCAACTGCTGTCTGGGACAACACTaattttctgtgtcaacttgactgggcTATAGACCGTGAGGTACCCAGAcatttaattaaacatttgtttGCCACTGAGATTGAGAATGAGATTAACATTTGAATTTGTATAACCAGTAAATTGGATTGCCTTCTCAACTAGGGGGGTCAATATCCAATCAGTCAAATATCTCATTAGAACAAAGAAACtgaccaatttgttggttgattggGGTTGAGACATGAGCGGTTTCCTGCATTGGCACTTGATCTGAGTCATCAGTTCTTTCAGTTTACAAGGCTACAAGGCTTCACTGAGACTAATGTTCTTGGCCCTCCTGCCAGGAGACTTCAACTGGAACTCTCTTGTCCAGCCCTGAGCTCTCTGGCTGTGAGACACAGGTCTTAGGTCTTCTTGGCCACTGTGACCACATGAGtcaattctttgaaaaaaacaggATCCCTTTCCTATTAGTTTTGTTTCTTCAGAGAACTCGATTACATCTTGCAATGTGATCAAGATGCCACATGTGTCAGGCCATCGTAATAGGGCCTACCCTTTACTGTAATAGCAACTTATTGACACAGATGAGCATTGTGTCCTCATCACATACCACATGCAAAATCTTTGTCAGGACAACCTGGTGCAAATATTCTCTCACAGACATCAgctaatttattttaaaggagCATGATCctttaattcaatataatttaaattGTTACATTTCACAGATGATGTTGCAGTGTCTGACTTTTTTCTCaccatttatgtttatttaagtctatctgcatatgtgtatgtttaacTCTATATGTAAACATGTATGTTATATTAACTCTACTAGCTTACCATTTGCctaatattttccaatttttggatgttttttaaaaattcgtTTTCATTTACATCATTGTCAAATAAGTGTCTATCTTAACTCTGATATTTGGCTCTCATACTGGCTCATTAGAGTAGGTATTTTAGAATTACAGCACATATCTTCAGCCACTACAGCTACCTTGGGAAAATATGACCACATAGCTACTATGAAACATTATGAAACCATATTTCCATATCTCCTATGATAAACTTATAGCTGATGTATATGATATTTCAACAAATATTGTAAACCCAAAGGTGCTTTGTTAGATTTTAAATAGTTACTTTAATACATTTTGTTCTTCTTAGAAGTGTTTACTTTTAAGACAGATTTAAACTTGTTGCAAAGATATGTGGAAAGCATTAGAGTGAGTGACATATATTATCCACACAACCTCCTTCTCTATCACAGCTCAAACAACATTGGTACAATGGTTAAAACTGGCAAGCCTATACAGGCACATTGTCACCCAATGTCTATATGTTGAATTCGGCCCACGTTTGGTGTGGTTCAAACTATGGATTTAACTATCCACCACTGTAGTACCATATGGAAGAATGTCACAGCAGAAGAAACATCTGTGACATCTGTGTTCTGGTTACTCTAGTCTATACTATTCCAATTCTGTGACAATCATTcgtcattttattttctgtttgcagaattttaagacttttaaaatgtatttttcaataaaattaaatatgtattttgcAAATATTTGCCTCAATCTGAGCTTTGTCAGTTTAGTCTCTTATTTCCTTGTCTAGGACaatagttttaaatattaatgaaGTCCGATTACAAATTAATTTATGATGAATGTGTGTTTGGTAGTATTTTGAATActaatttatttagtatttattatCTAATCCCAAGATTCCCTACTCTTACTAGGACTTTATGTTACTGTATGTAACATTTGTATTTGGTGACACATTCTGAATTAATATTTGTGGGGGTGAAGAATTTATGTATATTTACTCTATTTTACATGTGCCTGTCTAGATTATATTTTACTTAGCTTTCTTGAGTTATTATTTATACCTAATCTGTTTTAGTAAATTACACAAGTCATGTCCCTGCCAAAATGATGTTGAATATTGGACTCTTCTTCCATATGTCTTTCTGTACCCATCATTAATTTTAACCCTGAATGCTAATTTAATCTGCTTTCTATTGTGACATTTTGTCACCATTTCTACTTCACATAAATAGATTCACACAGTGTGAACCCTGCCATTGTCATAGACTGATGtatttgaaaggatagaaaataatacagcctaactctaatgaccccaagaaatcagtagtttaaaatgttatcttgctttgttagaaactaggtaaaaggtcatattccagagcctgccctttgttcagacctagcagaaaggccttgaataggtgatcctggtcccatagggtaactggaaatgggctaagcttatcttctgtaaacttactccattacccctaagcaggagttcacgcagctgtagacattataggaaactaattggtccactgagcgcgggctccgataatttaaactgattggcctaaaaactatggagtggtacaaatcaattggctcccacttcgcgggctctccatgctaagaaatgattggtttgtgattcgtgggctttgtcgtaaacttataaatgctgtctcaattcggcactcggggtccatagtcctctgaccctgtgttgtgcatggctatggaacccagaattctggaataaagaaatcctcatgctattgcattgagaccgtttttcacgagtgatttgggtgtcgccttccggagtgtggggtgctggggcaccctcggtttttggggtcttacagtatTTAGTATAATTTTTTGAGATTCATCTATGTAGTCATGTATAACCATACTCTTTATTCTTCCAAATAGTGAACAGTTCATGAACAACATTTTTCACTTAGAAGTTGATAGATGTTGGGATTGTGCCCAGTCTTTTTATACTTTAGGAGTAAAACTACAATAAAATTATGCAATGGCTTTGATAtgaatattttctattctttaaatAACTGATTAGGAATGAATTCACTAGTTTGTATGGCAAGTGTGTTATTAACACTAGAGGAACCTGCTGATTTATTTTCCAAATTGACTGAAGCATCTTACAGTTCTACCAGGAATATTAAGCATGCCATTTGTTCTAGAAGCCCACTGTGATGACTACTTTTGGTTGTAAACTTGACTATATTAGAACTATTGAGCTGAGAAAGGACATGCTTTAATCCAGAACATGAGTGAGGAGGACATTCCTTTAATCTGGGTTGCTCCTTCAGGGGGAAGTCTGTGTACGGACATAGAAAAAGTAAGTCTTTGATTGTTCCCTGCTTGCCCTCGCTTTGCTAGCAAATCTATTCCTTCACCACTGTACTTTTTCTAGCGATTTGTTAAGTGATAATCCTTTGCAATGGGCTATTAAACTATATTGATTATTCATTTTTCGACTGAGTTATAAGGTACTCTGTAGTCCAGATACATATGTTttacaaaataaacatgttacaactCAGTTCTTTGATCTGGTGTATTAAATACTTCAATttttacaaacatttaaaaaaaaaaaacactgttcaAAATTTCAATGAATTCTGATTTATTTGCTGTCTTTTACAATTTATGTTTTTGTGCATttggataaaaatattttcttgctttcctttcctgttcCAGGTACTGCGGGAGCCACTGGTTATCGTGCAGACATGGCCAAGTCCAAGAACCACGCCACACACAACCAGTCCCgcaaatggcacagaaatggcatcaagaaacccagtctcaaagacgGGAATCTTTTAAGGGGGTTGACCCCAATTTCCTGAGGATCATGCACTTTGCCAAGAAGCACAACAAGAAAGGCCTGAAGATGATGCAGGCCGACaatgcaaaggcagtgagtgcACATGCAGAGGCCATCAAGGTCCTTGTGAAGCCTCAGGCCATCAAGCCCAAGATGCCAAAGGACCACAGCTGCAAACTCAGGGGCCTGGCTCTCATCGCTCACCCCAAACTTGGGAAGCTGAGTCAAAGCTACATGGCCAAGGGGCGTAGGCTCTGCCAACCAAAGCCCAAGGTTCAAACCAAGGCAAAGGCCATAGCTCCAGCTAAGGTCCAGGTTTCAGCTCCAGCGCAGGCTCCTGTGAAGTCCCCACAGAAAAGGCTCCTTCCAGTGTGAAGACTGCTgtgacacacctacccacacactatttgcagatgaccagtgTCCTAGGCTGTTTTTAGAAATAAACTtgatgctagaaaaaaaaatattttcctgaaataaaatcctgaatattttcttctgttttcatctTAAGAAATTTTGCAGTGTAAACTGTTCACCATTCTGTTTCCATCCAAGTTGACTTCTGTGTGATGTGAGGTAAGGACCGAAGGTATTTTAGGCACTAAACAAAAATCCAAATATTACGGTGCCACCTGTTGAAAATATTATCATTGCTCAATTCAATAATCAGCATTACCCCATAGAACTAACAATGCTGAATTTCCCCCAAAAGTCATTTTGTTTAACctgcatgtttgtttattttttacacaaaCTTTGCTTCTCGTACAATCAATCATTTTGCCTACATTGGAGGATTCTCCTTTTCATACAAACATTTAAAACAGCTTATCAATTCATGTAAAATATACTGCTGAAACATTTATTAGGAATCTATTAAATCTATAGATCATTTGGGAAGACAATTATTGTATTAATAGCATTGAGTGGTATTTCAAACAATATAACTATGTGGTTTCTGTAtccttttctttcagaaaaactTTATTGATTTTAGAACACAGATTTTACTTCCAATTATTTTACAGGTGTCcctacatatattatttttacatttgatttgaTTAAAATTCAGTTAATGATTTCAATTTAaattgtttaattaaaattaaatttccaaATAACCACTGATGCTGTGTAATAATACAAACAACTTTGGAACACTGAATATGTAACTGTGCTGTTTCTGTGTTCAATTGCTAGTTCAAATTTTTTTGCTATATCCTCCAGATATTTTACATTAACTCATATTTTACATCTAATATTTAGAATTTGTtcttcttgacttaccttaagcATTGTTTGAGTCTTATGGTAACTGTTTATCAATTCTAACAAGATTGgataatattcttatttttcatcttttgcTGAGAAAGTTTATTATGAATCGTGTTGAAGTTAGTCCAAtgtattttctttgtccattaaATGAACATGTCTTTCTCCATTTTAATTTGCTATTTCATTTAGTTGTATCAGCATATCCACAGTAATATTCAACTTATAGTTGAGAGTGTACCCCTTACCCCTTTATTTATTTCCCTAATTGTTTCAGCTTTTATACCCACACAGTGACTGAGTGATCTTTCCTACTCtttgtttcttatgttttgaCATTTAAAGATGCTCAAGATTTATCTCAAAATATTTCTGTCTTAATCCTAGAATCGGTCCTTTATTCAATAGACTGATTGATTTAGATATTCTGATTGATAGAAATAAATCTATAAGAATAAATGGTATATTCCAGTGGATAGTATATAAGTAAACATTGTGACTGAGTAAGCTGTGTTCATTAGTACACCAAGAATTTGAATCACTGAGAATCACTGAGAACACTGGAGGAAGtggcttattttgcttttgttttgttttgttttcaagttaGCATTACGAAACAGGGTAGATGAAACCACAGTGCCTGTCTGTAAATCAATAAccaatatttctatttctttaacagAAAGTAAgacattttgtttccattttagaCTTTCATTTACTGTTATTCCCTATATGGAGCTCTGAAATCTTTATCTTTATAAGCTGTTGTCAGTGAGTTTTCATAATGGGGATTCTCAAGGTAACTTGACTGCTGTGTGAACAGGACAGTCACCTACATCCCAATTGGCTGATAAATGTcctcttttttaaattctaacagtgcatttatatttaaaattcgtATTgcagcatttattttaaaatactcattttGCAGCAGAGTTTCTTCACAGCTCTGCAAAGAAGTCCCTATGAAGGGGTCTTACTTTTAATATTTCAGAGTCCAAGTGAGGTTAGTCTGAATCTTTGTTCAGACCAACTGCAATTACACATaatatacatttcttttctgaAGGTGTGGTCATTTCTCTTGCCAAAACCAGCTATTTCCAGAACCACTTTCTCAGACCATGTTGAACAGCTATTACCTGTTTTTATGAGATGGTATAATTTATACACAGATGTACTTGGGaatgatttattctttatttgaaatatatattttactctCTGGATAGTTTGTTTCATGGCTTTAGTTTGCTTTTTACATGTAGCTGCAATATTGTCTTTATAGCCTAATATCCATcatgtaaatacatttaaatcATATCCTGCAGAGTAATACAGACCACcaaatgaaaactatttttaattattttgacaaattGGATTAATGAATAATTCAATTCAGTGGTATCACTGCACTGCAGAGCATAATCCAGTTTTCTTTCATATTATCTCTGAATTTTGGCATTAACATTCTTAATAAATCAATCAGAATTTAGAAGGTAGGGAGTTTATCAAGTAATCCAGCTGTAATCTAATGAAGCAAAGAACAGCACAGTGTCCTGGAGATATCTCAAACTACTTACACGTTTAGAGCTCACAACTAATTCACTGACTAATCCCTCATTAATTTCCTCAGCTCTGTCTTCCCTAGGTTTTCAATGACCTTCCAAATGAACTTGcttcaattatattctttttgGCCACTGGAAATTCAAGTGTGGAAAAGTGAGATTAAGTGGTCATGCTTCCTTTCCGAGTTCCACTTTGTCACTTTTAGATTAACAGTCACAGTGACCACATAATCTACCTCCATATGCTTAATAGGAGCATCTCATGCCtacattttatagttttaaagtcatatagaaaaacataaatttaaaaggaaaaggagcAAAGCTATTAAATAGGCAATAGGTGTTACAAGGGAAACTTAATTGTATTGGAATTATTTAAAGTATTGAATAATGGGCTGCAAAGTGATTTAGTGCTGAATATATAAGGTATAATTGTGAGGGGAATGCCAAGTAGTTCTATATACAGCTTGAGAAAATAAATGACGCAGTAAATTTGGCAATTCTTTTTCATGAGGGCCTCTATATCATATTTAGACATAGTAATTGAGATTATAAGCAGGATCATATCGTGGTTGAATATGCACATCTAATCTTTTTAGTATTGTAATTAAAATATCAGTCTTCTGTGTGAATAAAAGACAACAGACAGTAAAAAAATAGTGtgcttaaaaagagaaaaagttaatTATTTTAGTTTCCCACTAAACAATGTCATATGTTGAAATTAAAAATCACATTATACAAAATGAAGTTTGGGAGGGAGATATGGAGTAAGTACATTAAAGAAGTTATAGAGCTACTGAGAAAGACTGAAGTCTGTTGATATCTCCTTTCCTTTTAATGAATGTACAAACTTTCTTTCAAATACAGATAATAGAATTGCCCTTCTCCCAGCCTTTCTTGCTTTTGCTAACTTTTAGAGCCTTAAACTTTAATTTCAAGAAATTATTTGCATGATCAAAGCCGTCTTTCTGAAACATTTGGTAGATTTGACAAATTTTGTCTCAGACCTCACTGTGCCCATATTAAACTTTGTTTTTGGAGTGCTGTATCCTTTCTGTACTCCAGCAATCTTTGCATTAGATTCTGTTAAACAGGACTGATGTGAACGCCAAGTTCACATCTCCTTAGTATATACATCAGCAAGTCTAGCAGTACATAGATTTTCAAATATAATTAAGGTAGAAGATCATCAGTATGACTTAGTCAATACTTCAGATTCAGCCTTGTGAGACCCTAAGCAGGGAACCCTGTCTTGCTCAGATTTTGACCTAAAGAATGTCCCTGATTTAATCCACCAGGTTTGGTAAACTTGGTGGGAAGACATTGTACAGCAATTGATGTTTAAGATGTATAAGCATCAACAAGAATTTTGAAGTCCTTCATATCATACCCTGCCTTTTAATCATGCAAGAACATTTTGGGCACATCCCAACAAGCATATCTAGAAAGGGTGTAAAAACAATAGGAAAGAAAATGCAGTTGACATTTCATTCCTCTAAACTGGCATAGGTCAATGTTTGTTACACTGGTCTTTTTTGGAATACATAGATTACATCAGAATTAAGAAGCAATGGGTTTAGAAATGAGTCATTACGGGCCACTTAAATAATATGATTATTTACAAGAAAAAGGGGGTCTCTTATTCTATACCCATAGATTATTGCATGACCCAAAGCTCATTAGTAAAACTTGTTCTGGGTACAGATGGCAGTGAAAGAGAGGCCTACAACTAGTCATTGTGCAGAGACTAAAAGACTGAGATATTATCAGTCCTAAATGAAAGTCTACATTGCGTCCTTTCCCTAAAGGCTCAGGGATCAACATGAAAGACAGAACATAATGATTGTAAGAGTCAAGGCTGTGGCTTATAAGAAAATAGACACAACAAGGTAGATGAACATAAAACTCATAGTGATTGTGACAGCTTACACAAGAACTGTGAAAGCCTGAGCTAGATATGACTCTAGCATGGAGTACAGTTGGTCAGAAAAGCAGGGAATCTACTCATAACAGAGGAGTTATTGGCCTTTGATAGCTGCTGGAATGAGGAAAGGATGTTTTCTTCAATGTGCACCCTCTCTCCAGTAGACCTCATACTCAAAGGTATTTAGATAACATAAACtgtatgtgggggggggcagagagagagagagagagagggggggggggtgggagagagggagagagagagagagggggggggtgggagagagagagagagagagagagagagagagagagagagagagagagagagaacatgaaaagATGAAGGTTGGTTGGATGGGAAGGTGGTGTTAGATCTGGAAGGAGTTGAGAGACAGGGAATAAGAAGAACCTTGAATTAAACtctcaaataatcaataaaacca is a genomic window containing:
- the LOC127669188 gene encoding 60S ribosomal protein L29-like, which encodes MAQKWHQETQSQRRESFKGVDPNFLRIMHFAKKHNKKGLKMMQADNAKAVSAHAEAIKVLVKPQAIKPKMPKDHSCKLRGLALIAHPKLGKLSQSYMAKGRRLCQPKPKVQTKAKAIAPAKVQVSAPAQAPVKSPQKRLLPV